The following are encoded in a window of Phocoena phocoena chromosome 2, mPhoPho1.1, whole genome shotgun sequence genomic DNA:
- the ADSS1 gene encoding adenylosuccinate synthetase isozyme 1 isoform X2, with product MSGTRASNDRPPAAGGVKRGRLQHEAATTGSRVTVVLGAQWGDEGKGKVVDLLATDADIISRFQGGNNAGHTVVVDGKEYDFHLLPSGIINTKAMSFIGNGVVVHLPGLFEEAEKNEKKGLKDWEKRLILSDRAHLVFDFHQAVDGLQEVQRQAQEGKNIGTTRKGIGPAYSSKAARTGLRICDLLSDFDEFSTRFKNLAHQHQSMFPTLEIDVEGQLKRLKGFAERIRPMVRDGVYFMYEALHGAPKKILVEGANAALLDIDFGTYPFVTSSNCTVGGVCTGLGIPPQNIGEVYGVVKAYTTRVGIGAFPTEQINEIGDLLQSRGHEWGVTTGRKRRCGWLDLMTLRYAHMVNGFTALALTKLDILDVLDEIKVGIAYKLSGKRIPYFPANQEILQKVEVEYETLPGWKVDTTGARKWEDLPPQAQSYIRFVENHVGVAVKWVGVGKSRDSMIQLF from the exons ATGTCGGGGACCCGAGCCTCCAACGACCGGCCCCCCGCCGCAGGCGGCGTCAAGCGGGGGCGGCTGCAGCACGAGGCGGCGACCACCGGCTCCCGGGTGACCGTGGTGCTGGGCGCGCAGTGGGGGGACGAGGGCAAAGGCAAGGTGGTGGACCTGCTGGCCACGGACGCCGACATCATCAGCCGCTTCCAG GGGGGCAACAATGCTGGCCACACCGTGGTGGTGGACGGCAAGGAGTATGACTTCCATCTGCTACCCAGCGGCATCATCAACACCAAGGCCATGTCCTTCATTG GCAACGGAGTGGTTGTCCACTTACCAGGCTTGTTCGAAGAagcagaaaagaatgagaagaaag GCCTGAAGGACTGGGAGAAGAGGCTCATCCTCTCTGACCGGGCCCACCTCG TGTTCGATTTTCACCAGGCGGTGGATGGGCTCCAGGAGGTGCAGAGGCAGGCCCAGGAGGGCAAGAA CATCGGCACCACCAGGAAGGGGATTGGACCGGCCTACTCATCCAAAGCGGCCCGCACGGGCCTCCGTATCTGTGACCTCCTGTCAGACTTTGACGAATTCTCCACCCG GTTCAAGAATCTAGCCCATCAGCACCAGTCCATGTTCCCCACTTTGGAAATAGACGTTGAAGGTCAACTCAAAAGGCTCAAG ggcTTCGCTGAGCGGATCCGACCCATGGTCCGAGACGGCGTTTACTTCATGTACGAGGCGCTCCACGGCGCCCCCAAGAAAATCCTCGTGGAAGGCGCCAACGCAGCCCTCCTCGACATTGACTTTG GGACCTACCCCTTTGTGACGTCATCCAACTGCACGGTGGGCGGCGTATGCACCGGCCTGGGCATCCCCCCGCAGAACATAGGCGAGGTCTACGGCGTGGTGAAGGCCTACACCACACGCGTGGGCATCGGCGCCTTCCCCACCGAGCAGATCAAC GAGATCGGTGACCTGCTGCAGAGCCGCGGCCACGAGTGGGGCGTGACCACGGGCAGGAAGAGGCGCTGTGGCTGGCTGGACCTGATGACCCTCAGATACGCCCACATGGTCAACGGATTCACCGC GCTGGCCTTAACGAAGCTGGACATCCTGGACGTCCTGGACGAGATTAAAGTCGGCATCGCGTACAAGCTCAGCGGGAAGCGGATCCCCTACTTCCCAG CCAACCAGGAGATTCTGCAGAAGGTGGAGGTGGAGTATGAGACGCTGCCTGGGTGGAAGGTGGACACTACGGGCGCCAGGAAGTGGGAGGACCTGCCCCCGCAGGCCCAGAGCTATATCCGGTTTGTGGAGAACCACGTTGGAGTGGCAG TGAAATGGGTTGGCGTTGGCAAATCCAGAGATTCGATGATCCAGCTGTTTTAG
- the ADSS1 gene encoding adenylosuccinate synthetase isozyme 1 isoform X1, giving the protein MSGTRASNDRPPAAGGVKRGRLQHEAATTGSRVTVVLGAQWGDEGKGKVVDLLATDADIISRFQGGNNAGHTVVVDGKEYDFHLLPSGIINTKAMSFIGNGVVVHLPGLFEEAEKNEKKGLKDWEKRLILSDRAHLDGEIEARGTPVHPRRPCNRLSLPLVAPPLARPAVFDFHQAVDGLQEVQRQAQEGKNIGTTRKGIGPAYSSKAARTGLRICDLLSDFDEFSTRFKNLAHQHQSMFPTLEIDVEGQLKRLKGFAERIRPMVRDGVYFMYEALHGAPKKILVEGANAALLDIDFGTYPFVTSSNCTVGGVCTGLGIPPQNIGEVYGVVKAYTTRVGIGAFPTEQINEIGDLLQSRGHEWGVTTGRKRRCGWLDLMTLRYAHMVNGFTALALTKLDILDVLDEIKVGIAYKLSGKRIPYFPANQEILQKVEVEYETLPGWKVDTTGARKWEDLPPQAQSYIRFVENHVGVAVKWVGVGKSRDSMIQLF; this is encoded by the exons ATGTCGGGGACCCGAGCCTCCAACGACCGGCCCCCCGCCGCAGGCGGCGTCAAGCGGGGGCGGCTGCAGCACGAGGCGGCGACCACCGGCTCCCGGGTGACCGTGGTGCTGGGCGCGCAGTGGGGGGACGAGGGCAAAGGCAAGGTGGTGGACCTGCTGGCCACGGACGCCGACATCATCAGCCGCTTCCAG GGGGGCAACAATGCTGGCCACACCGTGGTGGTGGACGGCAAGGAGTATGACTTCCATCTGCTACCCAGCGGCATCATCAACACCAAGGCCATGTCCTTCATTG GCAACGGAGTGGTTGTCCACTTACCAGGCTTGTTCGAAGAagcagaaaagaatgagaagaaag GCCTGAAGGACTGGGAGAAGAGGCTCATCCTCTCTGACCGGGCCCACCTCG ATGGGGAGATTGAGGCCCGGGGGACCCCAGTGCATCCCCGGAGGCCCTGTAACCGTCTGTCTCTCCCGCTCGTGGCGCCCCCGCTGGCCCGGCCGGCAGTGTTCGATTTTCACCAGGCGGTGGATGGGCTCCAGGAGGTGCAGAGGCAGGCCCAGGAGGGCAAGAA CATCGGCACCACCAGGAAGGGGATTGGACCGGCCTACTCATCCAAAGCGGCCCGCACGGGCCTCCGTATCTGTGACCTCCTGTCAGACTTTGACGAATTCTCCACCCG GTTCAAGAATCTAGCCCATCAGCACCAGTCCATGTTCCCCACTTTGGAAATAGACGTTGAAGGTCAACTCAAAAGGCTCAAG ggcTTCGCTGAGCGGATCCGACCCATGGTCCGAGACGGCGTTTACTTCATGTACGAGGCGCTCCACGGCGCCCCCAAGAAAATCCTCGTGGAAGGCGCCAACGCAGCCCTCCTCGACATTGACTTTG GGACCTACCCCTTTGTGACGTCATCCAACTGCACGGTGGGCGGCGTATGCACCGGCCTGGGCATCCCCCCGCAGAACATAGGCGAGGTCTACGGCGTGGTGAAGGCCTACACCACACGCGTGGGCATCGGCGCCTTCCCCACCGAGCAGATCAAC GAGATCGGTGACCTGCTGCAGAGCCGCGGCCACGAGTGGGGCGTGACCACGGGCAGGAAGAGGCGCTGTGGCTGGCTGGACCTGATGACCCTCAGATACGCCCACATGGTCAACGGATTCACCGC GCTGGCCTTAACGAAGCTGGACATCCTGGACGTCCTGGACGAGATTAAAGTCGGCATCGCGTACAAGCTCAGCGGGAAGCGGATCCCCTACTTCCCAG CCAACCAGGAGATTCTGCAGAAGGTGGAGGTGGAGTATGAGACGCTGCCTGGGTGGAAGGTGGACACTACGGGCGCCAGGAAGTGGGAGGACCTGCCCCCGCAGGCCCAGAGCTATATCCGGTTTGTGGAGAACCACGTTGGAGTGGCAG TGAAATGGGTTGGCGTTGGCAAATCCAGAGATTCGATGATCCAGCTGTTTTAG